Proteins encoded together in one Riemerella anatipestifer window:
- the ftsH gene encoding ATP-dependent zinc metalloprotease FtsH has product MDKNKGFNWFYLLIFGALAVLFLPKLFSSSNTKTINEDEFFNMMRGGKVENLVLMRDSKEGLVFLNKTAKTASKGTSQADNPLMALQPSPDFKFAFGDLQYFQQRYDAIKKENPQVKTSMDFDDSESPMQSLLFQALFWIGIMFLFYFVIFRKMPGGSGAGGQIFNIGKSRAKLFDEKDKVQVTFKDVAGLEGAKEEVQEVVDFLKNAEKYTKLGGKIPKGVLLVGPPGTGKTLLAKAVAGEAKVPFFSLSGSDFVEMFVGVGASRVRDLFAQAKAKSPAIIFIDEIDAIGRARGRGAFTGGNDERENTLNQLLTEMDGFGTDTNVIVMAATNRADILDKALMRAGRFDRSIYVDLPELHERKQIFNVHLAKIKLDNTVEVEFLAKQTPGFSGADIANVCNEAALVAARKGHEAVGKQDFLDAVDRIIGGLEKKNKAIKPSEKRRVAFHEAGHASISWLVEHAAPLLKVTIVPRGRSLGAAWYLPEERQLTTTEQMLDEMCATLGGRAAEQVVFGTISTGALSDLERVTKQAQAMVTIYGLNDKVGNISYYDSSGQQEYSFSKPYSEQTAKMIDEEISKIIEGQYQRAINILNENRDKLDALAEKLLEKEVIFREDLEAIFGKRAWDPELTETPVSSTEDIKKDDKPVVIDNDEERQGLNQ; this is encoded by the coding sequence ATGGATAAAAATAAAGGGTTTAACTGGTTCTACTTACTTATTTTTGGTGCTTTGGCAGTTTTATTTTTGCCAAAGTTGTTTTCTTCATCTAATACGAAAACCATCAATGAAGATGAGTTTTTTAATATGATGAGAGGAGGCAAAGTAGAGAACCTTGTCTTAATGAGAGACTCTAAAGAAGGCTTAGTTTTTCTAAACAAAACTGCGAAAACAGCCTCAAAAGGTACTTCACAAGCGGATAATCCACTTATGGCATTGCAGCCATCGCCAGATTTTAAATTTGCTTTTGGAGATTTACAATATTTTCAGCAGAGATATGATGCTATAAAGAAAGAAAACCCTCAGGTAAAAACTTCTATGGACTTTGATGATTCTGAATCGCCAATGCAGAGCTTATTATTCCAAGCGTTGTTTTGGATAGGGATTATGTTTTTGTTCTATTTTGTTATCTTCAGAAAAATGCCTGGAGGCAGTGGTGCCGGTGGTCAGATTTTCAACATAGGAAAATCGAGAGCTAAGCTTTTTGATGAAAAAGATAAAGTGCAGGTAACATTTAAAGACGTTGCAGGATTAGAAGGAGCTAAAGAGGAAGTACAAGAAGTAGTGGATTTCCTTAAAAACGCAGAGAAATATACTAAACTGGGCGGAAAGATACCTAAAGGAGTTCTTCTTGTAGGACCTCCAGGTACAGGTAAAACTTTATTGGCTAAAGCAGTTGCTGGTGAAGCTAAAGTACCTTTCTTTTCGTTGTCTGGTTCAGACTTTGTAGAGATGTTTGTGGGAGTTGGGGCTTCTAGAGTGAGAGATTTGTTTGCTCAAGCTAAAGCAAAATCACCAGCCATCATATTTATAGACGAGATAGATGCTATTGGTAGAGCTAGAGGTAGAGGTGCTTTTACGGGAGGAAATGATGAAAGAGAAAATACGCTAAACCAACTTTTAACAGAAATGGACGGTTTCGGTACAGACACTAATGTGATAGTGATGGCGGCAACTAACCGTGCAGATATTTTGGATAAAGCCTTGATGCGTGCAGGAAGGTTTGACCGCTCTATCTATGTGGATTTACCTGAATTACACGAGAGAAAACAGATATTTAATGTTCATTTAGCTAAAATAAAACTAGACAATACCGTAGAGGTAGAGTTTTTGGCAAAACAAACACCTGGTTTTAGTGGTGCAGATATTGCGAATGTGTGTAATGAGGCGGCATTAGTAGCGGCAAGAAAAGGTCATGAAGCGGTAGGAAAGCAAGATTTCTTAGATGCGGTGGATAGAATTATAGGAGGACTAGAGAAGAAAAATAAAGCCATTAAACCTTCCGAGAAGAGAAGGGTAGCATTCCACGAAGCTGGGCATGCGAGTATTAGTTGGTTAGTAGAACACGCTGCACCGTTGCTTAAGGTAACTATTGTTCCTAGAGGGCGTTCTTTGGGTGCAGCTTGGTATCTTCCAGAGGAAAGGCAGCTTACTACTACAGAGCAGATGTTAGATGAAATGTGTGCAACTCTAGGTGGTAGAGCAGCAGAGCAAGTAGTATTTGGAACCATCTCTACGGGAGCATTGTCTGATTTGGAAAGAGTTACAAAGCAGGCTCAAGCGATGGTTACCATTTATGGATTAAATGATAAGGTAGGGAATATTTCTTATTACGATAGTTCAGGACAGCAAGAATATAGTTTTAGCAAGCCATATTCTGAGCAAACGGCTAAAATGATAGACGAAGAAATTTCTAAAATTATTGAAGGTCAGTACCAAAGAGCTATCAATATTTTGAACGAAAATAGAGATAAACTAGATGCATTAGCGGAAAAACTCCTTGAGAAAGAAGTTATCTTCCGTGAAGATTTAGAAGCGATATTTGGTAAAAGAGCATGGGACCCAGAACTTACTGAAACTCCCGTTTCATCTACAGAAGATATTAAGAAAGATGATAAGCCAGTGGTGATTGATAATGATGAAGAAAGACAAGGGCTAAATCAATAA
- a CDS encoding biotin--[acetyl-CoA-carboxylase] ligase: MKILHHLTECNSTNDEIINFVPSILQKEDLVGVYTLNQTQGKGQYGNSWEINPNENIAISLAVSLDRFPFAVSIINYYTAIIVRDFIANLTQIHPKIKWPNDIILNQKKVSGILLEKKNNCLVIGIGINVLQQNFEHFPKAGSIYTQTHRSFEPHLLAKEFFEFFANEIAQPKTEAQILEILNNTLFKKDEVCVFDIKGVRQNGIIRKADAEGYLWIELEDEQLHKFYHKEIQMLY; the protein is encoded by the coding sequence ATGAAAATCTTACATCATCTTACCGAATGTAATTCTACCAATGACGAGATTATCAACTTTGTTCCCTCTATTCTCCAAAAAGAAGATTTAGTAGGTGTCTATACACTTAACCAAACTCAAGGAAAGGGACAATACGGCAATTCTTGGGAAATAAATCCTAACGAAAACATCGCCATCAGCCTAGCAGTTTCTCTGGATAGATTTCCGTTTGCGGTTTCTATCATCAATTATTATACCGCCATTATCGTGAGAGATTTTATTGCCAATTTGACCCAAATTCATCCAAAAATCAAGTGGCCAAACGACATTATACTTAACCAAAAGAAAGTATCAGGTATCCTTCTTGAAAAGAAAAATAACTGTTTAGTCATTGGCATCGGCATCAATGTATTGCAACAAAACTTTGAGCATTTCCCGAAAGCAGGATCTATCTATACGCAAACTCATCGCTCTTTTGAACCTCATCTACTTGCTAAAGAGTTCTTTGAATTTTTTGCTAACGAAATAGCACAACCAAAAACAGAAGCCCAAATTCTAGAAATACTTAATAATACTCTTTTCAAAAAAGACGAGGTCTGCGTGTTTGACATTAAAGGCGTAAGACAAAATGGCATTATCCGAAAAGCAGATGCCGAAGGATATCTTTGGATAGAACTAGAAGACGAGCAACTGCATAAGTTTTACCATAAGGAAATCCAAATGCTCTACTGA
- a CDS encoding HU family DNA-binding protein, with the protein MSIKYKTIQKAQPGVAGGGDKKFYASSVYQGEKTLEGLTKDIEKISTVSGADIRAVLYALVDVMQTSLSEGRIVRLGELGSMRVSLSSEGKAKEEEVTSAAVKSAKVLFTPGSDLKKMLQTLKFEKA; encoded by the coding sequence ATGTCTATTAAGTACAAAACCATTCAGAAAGCCCAGCCAGGTGTGGCGGGCGGAGGCGACAAAAAGTTCTATGCATCGTCTGTGTATCAAGGAGAGAAAACTCTAGAAGGTCTTACCAAAGACATCGAGAAGATTTCTACCGTAAGTGGAGCAGACATTAGAGCGGTACTTTATGCCCTAGTAGATGTAATGCAAACCTCATTATCAGAAGGACGAATTGTAAGACTAGGCGAACTCGGCAGTATGAGAGTGAGCCTTAGCAGCGAGGGCAAAGCTAAAGAAGAGGAGGTAACTTCGGCAGCAGTAAAGTCAGCAAAGGTATTGTTCACCCCAGGTTCTGACCTTAAAAAGATGCTGCAAACGCTGAAGTTTGAAAAAGCCTAG
- a CDS encoding polyprenol monophosphomannose synthase encodes MKKIVVIPTYNEKENIQSIIQAVMDLEGGFHILVVDDSSPDGTADIVRSMQSLFQDRLHLTVRKVKDGLGKAYLHGFRWAIEQGYDFIFEMDADFSHNPKDLPRLYEACLDADMSVGSRYSQGVNVVNWPMGRVLLSYFASKYVRFILGLPVHDTTAGFVCFKKDTLLKIGLEKVKLKGYGFQVEMKYRVFKKGLKIKEVPIIFTDRTKGESKMNGGIIKEAVIGVLNLRWKALIGRL; translated from the coding sequence ATGAAAAAAATCGTTGTCATTCCTACCTATAACGAAAAAGAAAATATACAGTCCATTATTCAAGCGGTGATGGACTTAGAAGGAGGTTTTCATATTTTGGTCGTAGATGATTCCTCTCCTGATGGTACGGCGGATATTGTTCGTTCTATGCAGAGTCTTTTTCAGGATAGGCTTCATTTAACCGTAAGAAAAGTAAAAGATGGTTTGGGCAAGGCTTATTTGCACGGCTTCCGTTGGGCAATAGAGCAAGGCTATGATTTTATTTTTGAGATGGACGCCGATTTTTCTCATAATCCAAAAGACTTACCTAGACTTTATGAGGCGTGTTTAGATGCGGATATGTCGGTAGGCTCTCGTTATTCCCAAGGGGTTAATGTGGTTAATTGGCCTATGGGAAGGGTTTTGCTATCTTATTTCGCGTCTAAATATGTAAGGTTTATTTTAGGTTTACCAGTACACGACACTACGGCAGGTTTTGTCTGCTTCAAAAAAGACACACTTCTAAAAATAGGGTTAGAAAAGGTAAAACTAAAAGGTTATGGCTTTCAGGTGGAAATGAAATATAGAGTATTCAAAAAAGGATTAAAAATAAAAGAAGTCCCTATTATTTTTACCGATAGAACCAAAGGCGAGTCTAAAATGAATGGTGGAATCATTAAAGAAGCAGTAATAGGTGTACTTAATCTAAGATGGAAGGCTTTAATAGGTAGATTATGA
- the mutS gene encoding DNA mismatch repair protein MutS: MAKTKKETPLMQQYNSIKAKYSDAILLFRVGDFYETFGADAIKTAQILGIVLTKRNNGGDGQSIELAGFPHHSLDSYLPKLVRAGLRVAICDQLEDPKLVKGIVKRGVTELVTPGVTFNDQVLNSKKNNFLLALHKEKEKYGVALVDISTGEFLLGEGNLEKLLHIINTFEPSEIIYQRTQEIPSQVKNKSVFKMEDWAFQYHFAYEKLTQHFKTNSLKGFGVEDYKLGITAAGAIFAYLVEDTHHNLLNHITQIKLIPQEDYLMMDQFTLRNLEVVFPTHQNGKSLLDIIDKTATPMGGRLLRRRLILPLKSVNEINRRLSLVEFLNNEEQLRLDVATRLKGISDLDRLMGKLAAEKISPKELGYLRQSLVYISEIKSLLHQYPDVLAWLNPLNHLEEVINTLESNLNEELPVNLAKGNVIKLGVSDELDRLRGLQNSGKDYLDEMCQREIERTGIASLKINFNNVFGYYIEVRNTHKDKVPEEWIRKQTLVNAERYITTELKEYEDQILGAEERIAILEQELYRKVCQEVLVYIDQIQENAQLIAQLDVAVGLSELSIEKGYTKPVLNDGFSIELKEARHPIIENALPLGEKYIPNDLFLDREEQQIIMVTGPNMAGKSAILRQTAVICLLAQIGSFVPAKYASIGILDKIFTRVGATDNLSAGESTFMVEMNEAANILNNISDRSLILLDEIGRGTSTYDGVSIAWAIAEYLHQHPTKPKTLFATHYHELNEMTNNFERIKNFHISIKEHKGNIIFLRKLVSGGSEHSFGIHVAKLAGMPATVVNRANEILKTLENNRSQNDTKESIKRVTEENLQLSFFQLDDPVLENIREELTKIDINTLTPIEAMMKLNAIKNMIGK; this comes from the coding sequence ATGGCAAAAACAAAGAAAGAAACTCCTCTAATGCAACAATACAATAGTATCAAAGCAAAGTACTCTGATGCGATATTACTTTTCAGAGTAGGAGATTTCTATGAAACCTTTGGAGCAGATGCCATTAAAACAGCTCAAATATTAGGAATTGTTCTCACCAAAAGAAATAACGGGGGAGATGGTCAGAGTATAGAGCTTGCAGGGTTTCCACATCATTCTTTAGACTCCTATCTTCCAAAATTAGTAAGAGCAGGTCTTAGAGTGGCAATATGCGACCAATTAGAAGATCCTAAATTGGTAAAAGGTATTGTTAAAAGAGGGGTTACGGAATTGGTAACGCCTGGAGTTACATTTAATGACCAAGTTCTTAATTCTAAGAAAAATAATTTTTTACTTGCCCTTCATAAAGAGAAAGAAAAATATGGTGTGGCTTTAGTAGATATTTCCACTGGAGAATTTTTGTTAGGAGAGGGCAATTTAGAAAAGTTATTACATATCATCAATACCTTTGAACCTAGCGAAATTATTTACCAAAGAACTCAAGAAATTCCTAGTCAAGTTAAAAATAAAAGCGTTTTTAAGATGGAGGATTGGGCATTTCAGTATCATTTCGCTTACGAAAAGCTCACGCAACACTTTAAAACCAATTCTCTTAAAGGCTTCGGAGTAGAAGACTATAAGCTAGGCATTACGGCTGCTGGAGCTATTTTTGCCTATTTGGTGGAGGATACGCATCATAATTTGCTCAATCATATTACTCAGATAAAACTTATTCCACAGGAAGATTATTTAATGATGGATCAGTTTACGCTGAGAAATTTGGAAGTGGTATTTCCTACACATCAAAACGGGAAAAGTCTTTTGGATATTATAGACAAAACAGCCACGCCAATGGGCGGAAGACTTTTGAGAAGAAGATTGATATTGCCACTTAAATCCGTAAATGAAATTAACAGAAGACTTTCTTTAGTTGAATTTTTGAATAACGAGGAGCAGCTAAGATTAGATGTTGCAACAAGGCTTAAAGGTATTTCTGACTTAGACCGATTGATGGGTAAGCTAGCGGCAGAAAAAATTTCACCTAAAGAATTAGGTTATCTTAGACAAAGTTTAGTTTATATTTCCGAGATAAAATCGTTACTGCATCAATATCCTGATGTTTTGGCGTGGCTTAACCCGCTTAATCATTTGGAGGAAGTTATCAATACTTTAGAGAGTAACCTAAACGAGGAACTACCTGTAAACTTAGCCAAAGGCAATGTGATTAAGTTGGGTGTTTCTGACGAGCTAGACCGTTTGAGAGGTTTGCAGAACTCTGGTAAAGATTACCTAGACGAGATGTGCCAAAGGGAAATAGAAAGAACGGGCATTGCTAGTTTGAAAATCAATTTTAATAATGTTTTTGGCTATTATATAGAAGTTAGAAACACACATAAAGACAAAGTTCCTGAAGAATGGATTAGAAAGCAAACACTAGTCAATGCAGAGAGGTACATTACAACAGAACTGAAGGAATACGAAGACCAGATTTTAGGAGCAGAAGAGCGTATAGCCATTCTAGAGCAAGAGCTTTATAGAAAGGTATGCCAAGAGGTACTTGTTTATATAGACCAAATTCAGGAAAACGCACAACTCATCGCACAGCTAGATGTGGCGGTTGGGTTATCAGAGTTGTCTATAGAAAAAGGCTATACTAAACCAGTGCTTAACGATGGCTTTAGTATAGAACTCAAAGAAGCAAGACACCCTATTATAGAAAATGCTTTGCCGTTAGGCGAAAAATACATTCCTAACGATTTGTTTTTAGACCGAGAGGAGCAGCAGATTATTATGGTAACTGGTCCCAATATGGCGGGTAAATCGGCGATATTGAGGCAAACGGCGGTTATTTGTCTCTTGGCACAAATCGGGAGTTTTGTCCCAGCTAAATATGCTTCTATTGGCATTTTAGATAAGATATTTACGAGAGTTGGGGCAACGGACAATCTCTCTGCGGGAGAATCAACCTTTATGGTGGAAATGAATGAAGCCGCTAATATTCTTAATAATATTTCCGACCGAAGTTTAATTCTTTTAGATGAAATAGGGCGAGGTACTTCCACTTATGATGGTGTTTCTATCGCTTGGGCTATTGCGGAATATTTGCATCAGCACCCAACCAAGCCTAAGACCTTATTCGCCACCCACTACCACGAGTTGAATGAAATGACCAATAACTTTGAAAGGATTAAAAACTTCCATATTTCAATTAAAGAGCATAAGGGGAACATTATTTTCCTAAGGAAGTTGGTGTCTGGTGGTAGCGAACATAGCTTTGGTATCCATGTGGCAAAATTGGCAGGAATGCCTGCTACGGTAGTTAATAGAGCTAACGAAATCCTAAAAACTTTGGAAAACAATCGTTCACAGAATGATACAAAAGAATCTATTAAAAGGGTAACGGAAGAAAATTTGCAACTCTCGTTCTTCCAATTAGACGACCCAGTTTTAGAAAATATCAGAGAGGAACTTACCAAGATAGACATCAATACACTCACGCCTATAGAAGCCATGATGAAGCTCAATGCAATCAAAAATATGATAGGTAAATAA
- the tgt gene encoding tRNA guanosine(34) transglycosylase Tgt, translated as MSKPFFSIEKTTESKARAGVISTAHGEIQTPIFMPVGTVASVKTLHQREIRDDVKAQIILGNTYHLYLRPGMEVMEKAGGLHRFMNWERPILTDSGGYQVFSLSKSRKMTEEGVKFKSHIDGSYHFISPEKSMEIQRQIGADIFMAFDECTPYPCEYNQAKASMELTHRWLKRCIEWTENNAELYGHKQRLFPIVQGSTYSDLRKISAEVISEAGAEGNAIGGLSVGEPEEEMYRITNEVTDILPKEKPRYLMGVGTPWNILESIGLGVDMMDCVMPTRNARNGMLFTWQGVMNMKNQKWKDDFSPLDEMGTSFVDKEYSKAYVRHLFVAKEYLGKQIASIHNLAFYLDLVKVAREHILVGDFYEWKEQIVPVLKQRL; from the coding sequence ATGTCAAAACCATTTTTTAGTATAGAAAAAACTACCGAATCTAAGGCTAGAGCAGGAGTAATTAGTACCGCTCATGGAGAAATCCAAACGCCTATTTTTATGCCTGTGGGTACGGTAGCATCGGTAAAAACACTACATCAAAGAGAAATAAGAGACGATGTTAAGGCACAAATTATTTTAGGTAACACCTATCATCTTTACCTAAGGCCAGGTATGGAAGTGATGGAGAAAGCAGGAGGACTACATCGTTTTATGAACTGGGAGCGTCCTATCCTTACGGACTCTGGAGGTTATCAGGTCTTTTCTCTTTCAAAAAGTAGAAAAATGACGGAGGAAGGGGTTAAATTTAAATCTCATATTGATGGAAGCTACCATTTCATTTCTCCAGAAAAATCTATGGAAATACAAAGGCAGATAGGAGCCGATATTTTTATGGCGTTTGATGAGTGTACACCTTACCCTTGTGAGTATAATCAAGCCAAAGCCTCTATGGAACTCACCCACAGGTGGCTCAAGCGTTGTATAGAATGGACAGAAAATAATGCTGAATTGTATGGTCATAAACAGCGTTTATTTCCGATAGTTCAAGGCTCTACTTACTCTGATTTAAGAAAGATTTCCGCTGAAGTTATTTCAGAGGCAGGAGCTGAAGGTAACGCCATTGGAGGGCTTTCGGTAGGAGAACCAGAAGAAGAAATGTACCGAATTACCAACGAGGTTACCGATATTCTTCCAAAAGAAAAACCAAGATATTTAATGGGCGTAGGCACACCGTGGAATATTTTGGAAAGCATAGGTTTGGGAGTGGATATGATGGATTGTGTGATGCCAACTAGAAACGCCCGAAACGGAATGTTATTCACTTGGCAAGGCGTTATGAATATGAAAAACCAAAAATGGAAAGACGATTTTTCTCCGTTAGATGAGATGGGGACGAGCTTCGTAGACAAGGAGTATTCTAAGGCTTATGTAAGGCATCTTTTTGTAGCTAAAGAATATTTAGGTAAGCAGATTGCTTCTATACACAATTTGGCATTCTATTTAGATTTGGTAAAGGTGGCTAGAGAGCATATCTTAGTAGGGGATTTCTACGAGTGGAAGGAGCAGATTGTACCAGTTTTAAAACAAAGGCTTTAG
- a CDS encoding LptF/LptG family permease, producing MKIIDAYIIKKFLGTLVFMLVLLSIIVIVVDIQAKAPNIEKSGYTVGYFLLHFYPFWMIYLILTFMSILVFISVIYFSSRMADNTEIVAIVSSGASFHRFARPYFMVAVGIALFMLMLNHFALPWANVKKNELMVFTESQVRQDEKNRSVPISAQMSPTEYVFIGSYHRKEARGSDYLYQKFDKNNKLIHQIRGDYVSWDEKKQAFSITSFYEKKAGKNETEKLSNGTQTYQSFGYPPEELFPDELLGENKTTPELVKFINREKIKGNGNINAYLNELHARTSMPVSIIILTILGLALASEKKRGGIGVNLAVGIALAFVFIFSFEALKVVSSSKILTPFVAMWMPNFVFAPLALLLYFRRARQ from the coding sequence ATGAAAATAATAGACGCCTATATCATCAAGAAATTTTTAGGGACATTAGTTTTTATGCTAGTGTTGTTATCTATTATTGTGATAGTGGTGGACATACAGGCGAAAGCTCCCAACATAGAGAAAAGTGGTTACACGGTGGGGTACTTTTTATTACACTTCTATCCGTTTTGGATGATATATCTTATCCTTACCTTTATGTCTATTTTGGTGTTTATTTCCGTCATTTACTTTTCATCTCGTATGGCGGATAATACCGAAATTGTAGCCATTGTAAGTAGCGGAGCTAGTTTTCATAGATTTGCAAGACCATACTTTATGGTAGCAGTTGGGATAGCCTTGTTTATGTTGATGCTTAATCATTTTGCCTTGCCTTGGGCTAATGTTAAAAAGAACGAACTGATGGTTTTTACCGAAAGCCAAGTAAGGCAAGATGAGAAGAACAGAAGTGTTCCCATTTCAGCTCAGATGTCGCCAACAGAATATGTATTTATAGGCTCTTATCACAGGAAGGAAGCAAGAGGCTCGGATTACCTTTACCAAAAATTTGATAAAAACAACAAACTTATACATCAAATTAGAGGAGATTATGTCTCTTGGGACGAAAAAAAACAAGCCTTTTCCATCACCTCTTTTTATGAAAAAAAGGCAGGTAAAAACGAAACGGAAAAGCTAAGTAATGGTACGCAGACCTATCAGAGTTTTGGTTATCCACCAGAAGAGCTTTTTCCAGACGAGCTTTTAGGTGAGAACAAAACAACACCAGAGCTAGTGAAATTCATCAATAGAGAGAAAATAAAAGGCAACGGTAACATCAATGCTTATCTCAATGAGCTTCACGCACGCACCTCAATGCCTGTTTCTATTATAATTTTAACTATTTTAGGCTTGGCTCTAGCGTCCGAAAAAAAGAGAGGAGGGATAGGAGTCAACCTTGCTGTGGGGATAGCTTTGGCATTTGTGTTTATTTTCTCATTTGAGGCACTTAAAGTGGTTTCATCTAGTAAAATACTCACACCTTTCGTAGCGATGTGGATGCCTAATTTTGTATTTGCTCCGCTTGCCTTATTGCTGTATTTCAGAAGGGCTCGTCAGTAG
- a CDS encoding DUF2809 domain-containing protein, translated as MKLRFSPFWFAITLLLFLTEVIIAVWLKSCYFIRAYLGDVLVVILIYTFVLTFFKIKEKTQLILGIFLFSVVVEILQYFSIAEKLGFREGSVGHIVIGNSFSWLDILCYAVGCAFIFVLVKTRGK; from the coding sequence ATGAAATTAAGGTTTAGTCCTTTTTGGTTTGCTATTACCCTATTGTTATTTTTAACAGAGGTAATAATTGCGGTTTGGCTTAAATCCTGTTATTTTATTAGAGCATATCTAGGAGATGTGTTAGTGGTAATTCTTATTTATACCTTTGTTTTGACTTTCTTTAAAATCAAAGAGAAAACTCAACTGATTTTAGGGATATTTTTGTTTTCTGTTGTAGTAGAGATATTACAATATTTTAGCATTGCAGAGAAACTAGGGTTTAGAGAAGGTAGCGTAGGGCATATTGTTATTGGGAACTCTTTCTCTTGGTTAGATATATTGTGCTATGCGGTGGGGTGTGCTTTTATTTTTGTATTGGTTAAAACGAGAGGTAAATAA
- a CDS encoding DUF4296 domain-containing protein, protein MSRLIGLFFVMIFVVACRHSVEAPKDLLSKEEMAQIVADFAVYTQSSDFTRNMDMEEVSRFVMNKNKAKGKAFEDSFKYYLNKPSDVDKIYDMAQDILLNDSDLEEYIKKKEGENKNQNKEEKINAGDLQQQ, encoded by the coding sequence ATGAGTAGGTTGATTGGGCTTTTTTTTGTGATGATATTCGTGGTAGCTTGTAGACATTCAGTCGAAGCTCCTAAAGATTTATTATCCAAAGAAGAAATGGCACAGATAGTAGCAGACTTTGCTGTTTATACACAGTCTTCCGATTTTACTAGAAATATGGATATGGAGGAAGTCAGTCGTTTTGTGATGAATAAAAATAAAGCCAAAGGCAAAGCATTTGAAGATAGTTTTAAATACTATTTGAACAAACCGTCTGATGTAGATAAAATTTATGATATGGCTCAAGATATATTGCTTAATGATTCAGACTTAGAGGAGTATATTAAGAAGAAAGAAGGAGAGAATAAAAATCAAAATAAAGAAGAAAAAATTAATGCAGGAGATTTACAACAACAATAA
- the rsfS gene encoding ribosome silencing factor: MSNTNDKQELIDTIIRAIQDTKGEDIQVLNLTKIENAVADYFIICSGNSNTQVSAIAGNIEKTVRNELKERPWHTEGAENALWVLVDYVSVVVHVFQKHIREYYEIEELWGDAEVTKIEDLN; the protein is encoded by the coding sequence ATGAGTAATACAAACGATAAACAAGAGTTGATAGACACTATCATTAGAGCAATACAAGATACTAAGGGAGAAGATATCCAAGTTCTTAATTTAACTAAAATAGAAAATGCCGTAGCAGATTATTTTATTATCTGTAGTGGTAACTCTAATACTCAGGTATCAGCTATTGCAGGGAATATAGAGAAAACAGTGCGTAACGAGCTTAAAGAACGCCCTTGGCATACCGAAGGTGCAGAAAATGCATTGTGGGTACTGGTAGATTATGTATCTGTAGTGGTGCATGTTTTCCAAAAACACATTAGAGAATATTACGAAATAGAGGAGCTTTGGGGAGATGCAGAAGTAACCAAAATAGAAGATTTAAATTAA
- a CDS encoding IS982-like element ISRa1 family transposase: protein MNNIEQIYERILEVLGLFSENQLISYQRRTPKMSDLEVISLNITAEYLSIDSELQFFRKLPNSLINKIERSVYNKRKRRLSLQTEQIRQRISMEFNEFEDIFIVDSMPMKVCENARSTRSKICKEQSYSSPTYGYCASQKLYFYGYKLHAVCSLNGVIKNFDISPASVHDIHYLKDIGEQMRNCTLIGDRGYLSAKVQIDLFNYANIKLDTPMRSNQKDYIPQFSLYKKKRKRIETFFSQLCDQFMIKRNNAKTFEGFKTRIISKITAATVIQYINKFIFQRKLNHLKISII, encoded by the coding sequence ATGAACAACATAGAGCAAATATATGAAAGAATTTTGGAAGTTTTAGGACTTTTTTCAGAAAATCAACTGATTAGTTATCAGAGAAGAACACCTAAAATGAGCGATTTAGAAGTCATAAGTCTTAATATTACTGCTGAATACTTGAGTATTGATAGCGAATTACAGTTCTTTAGAAAATTGCCAAACTCTCTGATAAACAAAATTGAAAGAAGTGTTTACAATAAGCGAAAACGAAGACTATCCCTACAAACAGAGCAAATTAGACAGCGTATTTCGATGGAGTTCAATGAGTTTGAAGATATTTTTATCGTTGATAGCATGCCAATGAAAGTTTGTGAAAATGCTCGTTCTACTCGTTCAAAAATTTGTAAAGAGCAATCCTATTCTTCACCAACATATGGTTATTGTGCTTCACAGAAATTATATTTCTATGGCTATAAACTACACGCAGTATGTTCTTTAAATGGTGTGATTAAGAATTTTGATATAAGCCCTGCATCCGTTCACGACATCCACTATTTAAAAGATATTGGTGAGCAAATGCGAAACTGTACTTTAATTGGAGATAGAGGCTATTTATCAGCAAAAGTTCAAATAGATTTATTTAACTATGCTAATATTAAATTAGATACACCAATGAGAAGTAATCAGAAAGATTATATTCCTCAATTTTCATTGTACAAGAAAAAGCGAAAACGAATTGAGACATTTTTCTCTCAACTTTGCGACCAATTTATGATTAAAAGAAACAATGCTAAAACTTTTGAAGGCTTTAAAACAAGGATAATCAGTAAAATAACCGCCGCAACGGTTATTCAATATATCAATAAATTTATCTTCCAAAGAAAATTAAATCATCTAAAAATCAGTATTATTTAA